A window of the Zeugodacus cucurbitae isolate PBARC_wt_2022May chromosome 2, idZeuCucr1.2, whole genome shotgun sequence genome harbors these coding sequences:
- the LOC105220434 gene encoding uncharacterized protein LOC105220434: MRAFIVLCLVAVASADSLGYNYRPVGHSDAGLSFAPGGSSGGLGGGLGGLGGLGGGLGGGSGGLGGAATQVSPSYSAPAAEFDKEFYSYSADEDAFNEPAGSEQIEASLKKNLRVIFIKGPENNGLENAAANLARHAAEQKTAIYVLQKQADLGDLANRLQSQHDVKAHKPEVHFVKYRTPEDAANAQRAIQSQYDQLGGNSQSHDGGVAPVHNYASEASRPAPRIASAPGSSYLPSSIIRV; this comes from the coding sequence ATGCGTGCCTTCATCGTATTGTGTTTAGTCGCCGTTGCCTCTGCCGATAGCTTGGGCTACAACTATCGTCCTGTAGGACACTCGGACGCTGGACTCTCGTTCGCACCAGGTGGCAGCAGTGGTGGACTAGGCGGTGGATTGGGCGGTCTTGGTGGACTAGGTGGTGGATTGGGTGGTGGTAGTGGTGGTTTAGGTGGCGCTGCCACACAAGTCTCACCTTCTTACTCAGCACCCGCCGCTGAATTCGACAAGGAGTTCTACAGCTACAGCGCTGATGAAGATGCCTTCAACGAACCCGCCGGCAGTGAACAAATCGAAGCTTCATTGAAGAAGAATCTCCGCGTTATCTTCATCAAGGGACCCGAAAATAATGGTTTGGAGAACGCTGCCGCCAATCTGGCCAGACATGCTGCCGAACAGAAGACCGCCATTTATGTGTTGCAGAAACAAGCTGACTTGGGTGATTTGGCCAACAGACTGCAGTCGCAACACGATGTTAAGGCTCACAAACCCGAAGTACACTTCGTCAAATACCGTACCCCAGAGGATGCTGCCAACGCTCAACGTGCTATTCAATCGCAATACGACCAATTGGGTGGTAACTCTCAGTCTCATGACGGTGGTGTGGCTCCAGTGCACAACTATGCTTCTGAGGCTTCTCGTCCAGCACCACGCATTGCAAGCGCTCCCGGTTCTAGCTACTTGCCTTCCTCGATCATTCGTGTTTAA